One window of Equus asinus isolate D_3611 breed Donkey chromosome 7, EquAss-T2T_v2, whole genome shotgun sequence genomic DNA carries:
- the BDKRB2 gene encoding B2 bradykinin receptor — MFSAWRRPMFLSVHEDSVPVMASSSAEMLNLTSQVLVPALNGTLSQSSPCSPSEWVSWLNAIQAPFLWVLFVLAALENLFVLSVFCLHKSSCTVAEIYLGNLAAADLILACGLPFWAVTIANNFDWLFGEVLCRVVNAVVYTNLYSSICFLMLVSIDRYLALVKTMSMGRMRGVRWAKLYSLVIWGCTLLLSAPMLAFRTMREYADEGYNITACIIVYPSRTWEVFTNILLNFVGFLLPLCVITFCTVQIMRVLRNNEMQKFKEIQTERKATVLVLAVLLLFVICWLPFQISTFLDTLLRLKILSSCWDEHVVDILTQIASFVAYSNSCLNPLVYVIVGKRFRKKSREVYQRLCQKAGCLSEPSQTESSMGTLRTSISVERQIHKLPEWVGSGPPSGSSSGSGRPQGYTDSRED; from the exons ATGTTCTCAGCCTGGAGGAGACCAATGTTCCTGTCTGTTCATGAGGACTCTGTGCCCGTCATGGCCTCTTCCAG CGCCGAGATGCTCAACCTCACCTCGCAAGTGCTTGTGCCCGCTCTCAACGGGACCCTCTCGCAGAGCAGCCCGTGCTCGCCCTCCGAGTGGGTGAGCTGGCTCAACGCCATCCAGGCGCCCTTCCTCTGGGTCCTGTTCGTGCTGGCGGCACTGGAGAACCTCTTCGTCCTCAGTGTCTTCTGCCTGCACAAGAGCAGCTGCACGGTGGCGGAGATCTACCTGGGCAACCTGGCCGCGGCGGACCTGATCCTGGCCTGCGGGCTGCCCTTCTGGGCCGTCACCATCGCCAACAACTTCGACTGGCTCTTTGGGGAGGTGCTCTGCCGCGTGGTGAATGCCGTGGTCTACACAAATCTCTACAGCAGCATCTGCTTCCTGATGCTGGTGAGCATCGACCGGTACCTGGCCCTGGTGAAAACCATGTCCATGGGCCGCATGCGTGGGGTGCGCTGGGCCAAACTCTACAGCCTGGTGATCTGGGGCTGCACGCTGCTCCTGAGCGCGCCCATGCTGGCCTTCCGGACCATGAGGGAGTATGCAGACGAGGGCTACAACATCACCGCCTGCATCATCGTTTACCCATCCCGCACCTGGGAGGTGTTCACCAACATCCTCCTGAACTTCGTGGGCTTCCTGCTGCCCCTGTGCGTCATCACCTTCTGCACAGTGCAGATCATGCGGGTGCTGCGCAACAACGAGATGCAGAAGTTCAAGGAGATCCAGACAGAGAGGAAGGCCACGGTGCTAGTCCTGGCCGTACTGCTGCTGTTTGTCATCTGCTGGCTGCCCTTCCAGATCAGCACCTTCCTGGACACGCTGCTGCGCCTCAAAATCCTCTCCAGCTGCTGGGATGAGCACGTCGTCGACATCCTCACGCAGATCGCCTCCTTCGTGGCCTACAGCAACAGCTGCCTCAACCCGCTGGTGTACGTGATTGTGGGCAAACGCTTCCGCAAGAAGTCGAGGGAGGTGTACCAGAGGCTGTGCCAGAAAGCGGGCTGCCTGTCGGAGCCCAGCCAGACGGAGAGCTCCATGGGCACGCTGCGGACCTCCATCTCGGTGGAACGCCAGATTCACAAGTTGCCGGAGTGGGTGGGGAGCGGCCCACCCTCGGGGAGCAGCAGTGGGAGCGGACGTCCCCAGGGCTACACTGATTCGCGTGAGGACTGA